One stretch of bacterium BMS3Abin08 DNA includes these proteins:
- a CDS encoding PIN domain protein: MRYRIFLDTNILVSGIFFEGNETRILDMIELDLITSEDVVEELKEIAKKKLKYLGERTLEIALLEIDRALYDIEILSRERYKEKLVKAKELITHKKDMPILAAALYANVDYLLTGDSHFFTDKVETVIKVSTTREFFNEIEKA; the protein is encoded by the coding sequence ATGAGATACAGAATATTCCTGGACACTAATATCCTTGTCTCTGGTATCTTCTTTGAGGGCAATGAAACCAGGATATTAGATATGATAGAACTGGACCTGATAACAAGTGAGGATGTAGTTGAGGAACTTAAGGAGATTGCTAAAAAGAAGCTTAAGTACCTTGGTGAACGTACCCTTGAAATTGCGCTATTAGAGATAGACAGGGCATTATACGATATAGAGATCTTGTCAAGGGAGAGGTACAAGGAGAAACTTGTAAAAGCAAAAGAACTTATAACTCATAAAAAGGATATGCCAATATTGGCTGCAGCACTTTATGCAAATGTGGATTATTTGCTCACGGGTGATTCCCATTTCTTTACAGATAAAGTTGAGACTGTGATCAAAGTCAGTACAACAAGGGAATTCTTTAACGAAATCGAAAAAGCTTAA
- the rffG gene encoding dTDP-glucose 4,6-dehydratase 2 → MYCNFYNHHYGLPIVNCRFFNYYGPGEAPGQYRNVIPNFIYWAMKGIPLPITGTGEETRDFTYVLDFVQGLIKAGYYPGAVGENFNLASEKEIRIRDLVKMVNEATGNKADIIFRERRKWDTKPRLPTATL, encoded by the coding sequence ATGTATTGTAATTTCTATAACCATCACTACGGCCTTCCAATCGTAAACTGCCGTTTCTTCAATTACTACGGGCCTGGTGAGGCGCCGGGACAGTACAGGAACGTTATCCCTAATTTTATTTACTGGGCCATGAAGGGTATTCCCCTTCCTATTACAGGAACGGGGGAAGAAACCCGGGACTTTACATATGTGTTAGACTTTGTGCAGGGATTGATAAAAGCCGGTTATTACCCGGGCGCAGTAGGGGAGAATTTCAACCTGGCCTCTGAAAAAGAGATCAGAATCAGGGATCTGGTGAAGATGGTGAATGAGGCGACCGGGAATAAAGCTGATATTATTTTTAGAGAACGGCGGAAATGGGACACCAAGCCGAGGCTCCCAACCGCCACCTTGTAG
- a CDS encoding PIN domain protein, whose amino-acid sequence MKALLDTHTFLWWITDDPKLSSHVRGIISDGNNELFLSAASGWEIAIKAKLGRIKLPDKPELFISEQLFLNAIQSLPIQMGHALRVYSLPNHHRDPFDRMIIAQAQLEDLPILTTDSQISQYLVQAIW is encoded by the coding sequence ATGAAGGCCTTGCTTGACACGCACACATTCTTGTGGTGGATTACGGATGACCCTAAACTATCGTCTCATGTCCGTGGAATCATTAGTGATGGTAATAATGAACTATTTCTAAGTGCTGCTTCTGGCTGGGAGATAGCGATTAAAGCTAAACTCGGTAGAATAAAATTGCCTGATAAACCAGAGCTTTTTATTTCAGAACAATTGTTTCTCAATGCAATTCAGAGTTTGCCTATTCAGATGGGTCATGCCCTCCGTGTCTATTCACTACCGAACCATCATAGAGATCCTTTTGACCGAATGATTATTGCTCAGGCTCAGTTAGAAGATCTACCCATTCTTACAACTGATTCCCAGATTAGCCAGTACCTGGTACAAGCTATCTGGTGA
- a CDS encoding hypothetical protein (antitoxin of toxin-antitoxin stability system N-terminal), with protein MIITVNIHDAKTQFSKLLARVSSGEEIIIAKAGKPIARLVPIVERPKKRVAGTAKGKIFVAEDFDAPLPEAVLDTFEQ; from the coding sequence ATGATAATTACGGTTAATATTCATGATGCAAAAACTCAGTTCTCCAAGCTTTTGGCAAGAGTAAGTAGTGGAGAAGAAATTATTATTGCCAAGGCCGGTAAACCCATTGCCCGACTGGTTCCCATAGTGGAACGACCAAAGAAGCGTGTGGCCGGGACAGCGAAAGGGAAGATTTTTGTTGCAGAGGATTTTGATGCTCCGCTTCCTGAGGCTGTCTTGGACACATTTGAGCAATGA